The sequence below is a genomic window from Persephonella sp..
ATATTGAGAATGCGACTCCGCAAACAATAGAAGCACTGATGGACATCAGCCTGCCTGCAGGTGTTGATGTGGAAATAAAATTAAGCTAAGGAGTGAGTAAAATGCCAAAAGGCATAATCGGTAAAAAGATTGGAATGACAAGGGTTTTTGTTGGAGATAAGGCTATTCCTGTGACAGTGATACAGGTTGAGCCTAACTATGTTGTAAACATAAGAACCCCGGAAAAAGACGGATATTCTGCTGTTGTTCTTGGGGCAGGAAGCAGAAAAGAAAAAAGAACGCCAAAACCTTTAAAAGCCATATTTGAAAAAGCAGGGGTTAAACCATTAAAAACACTTGCAGAATTTCCTCTAAAGGAAGGGGAAGAAGTTCAGCTGGGACAGGAAGTTAAGGTTGAGGATGTGTTTGAAAAGGGAGATCTTGTTGATGTAACAGGCAAATCAAAAGGTAGAGGATTTGCTTCGGCAATGAAAAGATGGGACTTTTCAGGATTTAAAAAATCCCACGGTTCAAGATACCACAGGGCTGTCGGTTCTATAGGTGCCTGTTCTGATCCTGGAAGAGTATGGAAAAC
It includes:
- the rplC gene encoding 50S ribosomal protein L3, whose translation is MPKGIIGKKIGMTRVFVGDKAIPVTVIQVEPNYVVNIRTPEKDGYSAVVLGAGSRKEKRTPKPLKAIFEKAGVKPLKTLAEFPLKEGEEVQLGQEVKVEDVFEKGDLVDVTGKSKGRGFASAMKRWDFSGFKKSHGSRYHRAVGSIGACSDPGRVWKTKRMPGHYGNETITVQGLEVVDIIPEKNVILVKGSVPGHTNTVLKIKASVIPNRRKGKRKLERAKATYAS